Proteins co-encoded in one Setaria viridis chromosome 9, Setaria_viridis_v4.0, whole genome shotgun sequence genomic window:
- the LOC117840066 gene encoding uncharacterized protein translates to MRSSTQSISSPMARSPAATAVACLLVAAVFLTTAAAGAEYVKYKDPKQPINERVQDLLSRMTLEEKIGQMSQIERANATTEVIEKYFVGSVLSGGGSVPAEKATASVWQKMITAMQKAALKTRLGIPIIYGIDAVHGNNNVYNATIFPHNIGLGATRDPTLVKRIGEATAHEARATGIPYTFAPCVAVCRDPRWGRCYESYSEDTRLVQLMTSNMVTGLQGDVPAKHPKGVPFVGGSKKVAGCAKHFVGDGGTQRGINENNTVLSFHDLMRIHMPPYDNAVIKGISTVMISYSSFNGVKMHENKNLITDTLKNKMNFRGFVITDWQAVDRITNPPHQHYYHSIQETIHAGIDMVMIPYDYPEFVADLVKQVKQGQIRLDRVNDAVSRILRVKFTMGLFEDPLPDPRLHKELGAQEHRAIAREAVRKSLVLLKNGKKGDKQAMLPLSKKAKKILVAGSHAHDLGNQCGGWTIKWQGESGNNLTGVGTTILEAIKKAVSKNTTVDFVERPDKDDLAKSAGDYEYAVVAVGEPPYAETAGDNQNLTIPAPGPEVIKDVCGLVKCVVLLVSGRPLVVQPYVDYMDALVAAWLPGTEGQGVSDVLFGDYGFTGKLPRTWFKTVDQLPMNYGDKRYDPLFPFGYGITTKAAGHK, encoded by the exons ATGAGGTCCAGTACTCAATCCATTTCTTCCCCGAtggcgcgctcgccggcggccaccgctgTCGCGTGCCTCCTCGTGGCCGCCGTGTTCctcacgacggcggcggcgggggcggagtaCGTCAAGTACAAGGACCCGAAGCAGCCGATCAACGAGCGCGTGCAGGACCTCCTGAGCCGGATGAcgctggaggagaagatcgggCAGATGTCGCAGATCGAGAGGGCCAACGCCACCACCGAGGTCATCGAGAAGTACTTCGTCG GTAGCGTGCTGAGCGGAGGTGGCAGCGTGCCGGCGGAGAAGGCGACGGCGTCCGTGTGGCAGAAGATGATCACCGCCATGCAGAAGGCGGCGCTCAAGACCCGCCTCGGCATCCCCATCATCTACGGCATCGACGCCGTGCACGGCAACAACAACGTCTACAACGCCACCATCTTCCCCCATAACATCGGCCTCGGCGCCACCAGGGATCCCACCCTGGTGAAGCGGATCGGGGAGGCCACGGCGCACGAGGCCAGGGCCACCGGCATCCCCTACACCTTCGCGCCATGCGTCGCG GTGTGCCGTGACCCGCGGTGGGGCCGGTGCTACGAGAGCTACAGCGAGGACACGAGGCTAGTGCAGCTGATGACCTCCAACATGGTGACGGGCCTGCAGGGCGACGTGCCCGCGAAGCACCCCAAGGGCGTCCCCTTCGTGGGCGGGTCCAAGAAGGTGGCCGGGTGCGCCAAGCActtcgtcggcgacggcggcacgcAGCGGGGCATCAACGAGAACAACACGGTGCTGAGCTTCCACGACCTGATGCGGATCCACATGCCGCCTTACGACAACGCCGTCATCAAGGGCATCTCCACCGTCATGATCTCCTACTCCAGCTTCAACGGCGTCAAGATGCACGAGAACAAGAACCTCATCACCGACACGCTCAAGAACAAGATGAACTTCAGGGGCTTCGTGATCACCGACTGGCAGGCCGTGGACCGGATCACCAACCCGCCCCACCAGCACTACTACCACTCCATCCAGGAGACCATCCACGCCGGCATCGACATGGTGATGATCCCCTACGACTACCCCGAGTTCGTCGCCGACTTGGTGAAGCAGGTGAAGCAGGGGCAGATCAGGCTGGACCGCGTCAACGACGCCGTGAGTCGGATCCTCCGGGTCAAGTTCACCATGGGCCTCTTCGAGGACCCGCTCCCGGACCCGCGCCTCCACAAGGAGCTCGGCGCGCAGGAGCACCGGGCGATCGCGCGCGAAGCCGTCCGCAAGTCGCTCGTGCTGCTCAAGAACGGCAAGAAGGGGGACAAGCAGGCGATGCTGCCGCTGTCGAAGAAGGCCAAGAAGatcctcgtcgccggcagcCACGCCCACGACCTGGGCAACCAGTGCGGTGGCTGGACCATCAAGTGGCAGGGCGAGAGCggcaacaacctcaccggcgtCGGCACCACGATCCTGGAGGCGATCAAGAAGGCGGTGAGCAAGAACACGACGGTGGACTTCGTCGAGCGCCCGGACAAGGACGACCTGGCCAAGAGCGCCGGCGACTACGAGtacgcggtggtggcggtgggcgagCCGCCGTACGCGGAGACGGCCGGCGACAACCAGAACCTGACGATCCCGGCGCCGGGACCCGAGGTGATCAAGGACGTGTGCGGGCTCGTCAAGTGCGTGGTGCTCCTCGTGTCGGGGCGGCCCCTGGTGGTGCAGCCGTACGTGGACTACATGGACGCGCTGGTCGCCGCGTGGCTGCCGGGCACGGAGGGGCAGGGCGTCTCCGACGTGCTGTTCGGGGACTACGGGTTCACGGGGAAGCTGCCGCGGACGTGGTTCAAGACCGTGGACCAGCTGCCGATGAACTACGGCGACAAGCGCTACGACCCGCTCTTCCCGTTCGGGTACGGGATCACCACCAAGGCCGCGGGCCACAAGTAG
- the LOC117840067 gene encoding ammonium transporter 2 member 5: protein MATEAAPEWLDKGDNAWQLAAATLVGLQSVPGLVILYGSIVKKKWAVNSAFMALYAFAATFVCWCLWAFRMSFGDRLLPFVGRPDLAALDQAFLTQQGFAGAYPAATLLFFQFVFAAITLILVAGSLLGRMNFRAWMLFVPLWLTFSYTIGAFSLWSPNGFLFKAGVMDFAGGYVIHLSSGIAGFTAAYWLTIINGRRQVGPRTAKDREAFPPNNILLTLAGAGLLWMGWTGFNGGAPYAANIDASVAVVNTHFCTATSLLVWLCLDCLVFGRPSVIGAVQGMITGLVCITPAAGLVQGWAAMLMGVASGSVPWCTMMVLHRRSRLLKRVDDTLAVLHTHGVAGSLGGVLTGILAEPRLCRLFFGDDPRYVGLAYAVKDGRAAAGLRQVGVQVAGIAFVAALNVGVTSAVCLVVRLLVPLRLGEEQLAAGDDAIHGEDAYAVWGDGETYEQSVHGNQGYPMTANPVASKADEMI from the exons atggcgacggaggcggcgccggagtgGCTCGACAAGGGAGACAACGCGTggcagctggcggcggcgacgctggtGGGGCTGCAGAGCGTGCCGGGGCTGGTCATCCTCTACGGCAGCATCGTCAAGAAGAAGTGGGCCGTGAACTCGGCCTTCATGGCGCTCTACGCCTTCGCCGCCACCTTCGTCTGCTGGTGCCTCTGGGCCTTCCGCATGTCCTTCGGcgaccgcctcctccccttcgTCGGCCGCCCCGACCTCGCCGCGCTCGACCAGGCCTTCCTCACCCAGCAGGGCTTTGCCGGCGCCTACCCGGCCGCCACGCTCCTCTTCTTCCAGTTCGTCTTCGCCGCCATCACgctcatcctcgtcgccggctcgctCCTTGGCCGCATGAACTTCCGGGCCTGGATGCTGTTCGTGCCGCTCTGGCTCACCTTCTCTTACACCATCGGGGCGTTTAGCCTCTGGAGCCCCAACGGGTTCCTCTTCAAGGCCGGCGTCATGGACTTCGCCGGCGGGTACGTCATCCACCTCTCCTCTGGCATCGCCGGCTTCACCGCCGCCTACTGG CTTACAATCATCAATGGGCGGCGGCAGGTCGGTCCGAGGACGGCGAAGGACAGGGAGGCGTTCCCGCCTAACAACATCCTCCTgacgctcgccggcgccgggctgcTGTGGATGGGGTGGACGGGGTTCAACGGCGGCGCGCCGTACGCCGCCAACATCGACGCGTCGGTCGCCGTCGTGAACACACACTTCTGCACGGCCACCAGCCTCCTTGTCTGGCTCTGCCTCGACTGCCTCGTCTTCGGCCGCCCCTCCGTGATCGGCGCCGTCCAGGGCATGATCACCGGCCTCGTCTGCATCACCCCGGCCGCCGGGCTGGTCCAGGGCTGGGCGGCGATGCTCATGGGCGTCGCCTCCGGGAGCGTGCCGTGGTGCACCATGATGGTGCTGCACAGGCGGAGCCGGCTCCTGAAGCGCGTCGACGACACGCTCGCCGTGCTCCACACCCACGGCGTCGCCGGCAGCCTCGGCGGCGTGCTGACGGGGATCCTCGCGGAGCCGCGGCTCTGCCGCCTCTTCTTCGGCGACGACCCCCGGTACGTGGGCCTCGCGTACGCGGTGAAGGAcggccgtgccgccgcgggGCTCCGGCAGGTGGGCGTGCAGGTGGCCGGGATCGCCTTCGTCGCGGCGCTCAACGTCGGCGTGACGAGCGCGGTGTGCCTGGTCGTCCGGCTGCTCGTGCCGCTCCGGCTCGGCGAGGAGCAgctggcggccggcgacgacgcgaTCCACGGGGAGGACGCGTACGCGGTGTGGGGCGACGGCGAGACGTACGAGCAGTCGGTGCACGGGAACCAGGGGTACCCCATGACGGCCAATCCCGTGGCGTCCAAAGCCGACGAGATGATATGA
- the LOC117840068 gene encoding binding partner of ACD11 1 translates to MEEMGKRVVRTVRVRNISDLATEREVREFFSFSGDIEHVDIRFDGVATGRTAYVTFKDPKALEIALLLSGATIVDQVVNITPAEDYIYIPVTEQQLLVSEVTSTSSAPNAELEYSPEANASPNSRVYVSKAHDVMTNVIARGSAIRQDAVNKAKAFDEKHQLRANASARINSFDKRVGLSEKINNGISVVNEKVKSVDQRLHVSDKTMAALLAAERKLNDTGSAVKTNRYVSAGTSWLNGAFSKVAKAGHVAGSRTREKFQLAVSNLTAKGPAVVA, encoded by the exons ATGGAG GAGATGGGGAAGAGGGTGGTGAGGACCGTCCGCGTGCGGAACATCTCAGATCTGGCGACGGAGCGGGAGGTGCGCGAGTTCTTCTCCTTTTCCGGCGACATCGAGCACGTCGACATCAGATT TGACGGAGTGGCGACGGGGAGGACGGCCTACGTCACATTCAAAGATCCCAAAGCCCTCGAGATTGCCCTTCTCCTATCG gGAGCAACAATTGTGGATCAAGTTGTGAACATAACCCCAGCTGAAGATTACATCTACATCCCTGTTACTGAACAG CAACTTTTGGTCAGTGAGGTGACAAGTACAAGTTCAGCTCCTAATGCGGAATTGGAGTACTCCCCAGAG GCCAATGCCAGTCCCAATAGCCGTGTCTATGTGAGCAAGGCCCATGATGTCATGACAAATGTGATTGcaaggggttctgcaattagacAAGATGCTGTGAACAAGGCTAAAGCATTTGATGAGAAACATCAGTTGAGAGCTAATGCATCAGCAAGGATCAATTCCTTTGATAAACGTGTTGGCCTTTCAGAGAAGATAAACAATGGGATATCAGTTGTCAATGAAAAGGTGAAATCAGTAGACCAAAGGTTACATGTTTCGGACAAAACAATGGCTGCTTTGCTGGCTGCAGAGCGTAAGCTTAATGATACAGGCTCTGCTGTGAAAACCAACAG GTATGTGTCTGCTGGAACAAGCTGGCTGAATGGCGCTTTTAGCAAGGTCGCCAAGGCTGGTCATGTTGCTGGCTCAAGAACCAGAGAAAAGTTCCAATTAGCTGTGTCAAATCTAACAGCCAAA GGCCCTGCTGTTGTTGCTTGA